From Sediminibacterium sp. TEGAF015, a single genomic window includes:
- a CDS encoding RagB/SusD family nutrient uptake outer membrane protein, translating into MKILINNMSNYFKAALLLGTITLVGCEKRLDIAPTASIADNLALNTEGDVLVTLVGAYDGAQSAAAYGGDIMVLNDLIGNSTNINFTGTFAGLSDAYQTQMVSDNSFARDTWAACYNTINRCNNVLTAVAKVTSSTAKRNSVEGEALMLRASMYFELVRLYAKFVGDGDYATNPGVPLVLTPTGNVTDANYPARATVKAVYDQVIADLTKAETLLPNSNGNYVNKWGAAAQLSRVYLMLKDYANARDAANRVITGSGKNLAANFGSNWFTFLNNAGATPSEYLFSLKVTAQDGTNSQNTYFGRNVGIPGTNGRSDCKIRLAHINAYENGDFRKTYFTLSGGNYYTNKHLDRFGDVAIIRLAEMFLTRAECNQRLNTTVGATPLADINRIRTRVGLASLATVTLADITKERSFELAFEGHNLIEAKRLQTTVGALAWNDAKLILPIPRRETDVNKNLVQNAGY; encoded by the coding sequence ATGAAAATATTAATCAACAACATGAGTAATTACTTCAAAGCTGCATTGCTTTTGGGTACTATTACACTAGTAGGTTGCGAAAAAAGATTGGACATTGCACCAACAGCTAGTATAGCAGATAACCTTGCATTGAATACTGAAGGTGATGTATTGGTTACATTAGTAGGTGCTTACGATGGAGCACAGAGTGCTGCTGCTTATGGCGGCGATATCATGGTTTTAAACGACCTGATTGGCAACTCAACCAATATCAATTTTACCGGAACTTTTGCGGGCTTGTCTGATGCTTATCAAACTCAGATGGTATCTGATAATTCATTTGCAAGAGATACCTGGGCTGCATGTTACAATACAATCAACCGCTGCAACAATGTGTTAACAGCGGTAGCAAAAGTAACCTCTTCTACTGCTAAAAGAAATTCAGTAGAAGGAGAAGCATTAATGCTAAGAGCTTCAATGTATTTTGAATTGGTAAGACTATATGCAAAGTTTGTAGGAGATGGCGATTATGCAACTAACCCTGGTGTTCCTTTGGTTTTAACACCTACTGGAAACGTTACAGATGCAAACTACCCTGCAAGAGCTACTGTAAAAGCAGTTTACGACCAAGTAATTGCAGACTTAACCAAGGCAGAAACATTGTTACCTAATTCTAATGGCAACTATGTTAACAAATGGGGTGCTGCAGCTCAATTGAGCCGTGTATACCTAATGTTGAAAGACTATGCGAATGCAAGAGATGCAGCTAACCGTGTTATTACTGGAAGCGGTAAAAACTTAGCGGCAAATTTCGGTAGCAACTGGTTTACATTCTTGAATAATGCAGGAGCTACACCAAGCGAATACTTATTCTCCCTAAAAGTAACTGCTCAAGACGGCACCAACTCTCAGAATACTTATTTCGGCAGAAACGTGGGTATCCCTGGAACAAACGGAAGAAGTGACTGTAAAATCCGTTTAGCACATATCAATGCTTACGAAAATGGTGACTTTAGAAAAACTTATTTCACTTTAAGTGGTGGTAACTATTACACCAATAAGCACTTGGATCGTTTTGGTGATGTTGCTATCATCCGCTTGGCAGAAATGTTCTTAACGCGTGCAGAATGTAATCAGCGTTTAAATACAACTGTTGGTGCTACTCCGCTAGCTGATATCAATAGAATTAGAACAAGAGTGGGTTTGGCTTCTTTGGCTACAGTTACTTTAGCAGATATTACCAAAGAACGTTCTTTTGAATTGGCTTTTGAAGGTCATAACTTAATTGAAGCTAAGCGTTTACAAACAACTGTTGGAGCGCTTGCCTGGAATGATGCTAAATTAATTTTACCAATTCCAAGAAGAGAAACAGACGTAAACAAGAATCTTGTTCAAAACGCAGGATACTAA
- a CDS encoding SusC/RagA family TonB-linked outer membrane protein, with translation MRKKLLVGLFALLCVVVAHAQTTVSGKVTDAANGSPLGGVTVKAKGTAVTSVTGADGAYSIKVTSSVKTLVFSYVGYSEVEAPVRGTNVDVAMNSSVSNLSEVIVTGFGGAQIKREVTGNIARVKGKDIEYMPTPSVDAALQGKAAGVFVNSQSGKLGQAVTVRVRGNSSISASSQPLYVLDGIPMTSNSQSSYGGATNPLVDLNPNDIESIEVLKDASAGAIFGSRAANGVVLITTKKGRAGKTQVTFNYQTGAAEATKRLKMLNSEEYATLILEGAKYRDDLDGTPLNDPNSWTSYVRNDVMDYYSYGNWSKDPKKTYDWQDAVFQKAPYRQADLQIRGGTDKTKFFSSFQHLEQTGTMIGNELKRTTGRLSIDQKVNDWMDMGVSLSLSRTYNRRLPDDNAFSNPLQAIALMPMSPFTDPNTGLPAGAPPGDVNIPLYYNPVLSVEYAKYTQDVYRTFGNAYIKAYLAKGLTFQTEFGMDYLSQNEEGYFQTQTVRNQTRASAGLGSNRGAFVTNYNTQSYFNYSTVIKKHNISATLGTQYQQSQAKYNFAEGTAFPSNSYQKIASAATISGGSSSQTDFRFLSYFLRTNYTFDEKYIVAASARIDQSSRFGRNSRSGFFPAISAGWIMSNEKFLQDNKFISFLKMRASYGIVGNAEIGNFPQLGLFSGDAGYAGAAGQRPSQLRNDNLKWETTKQFDLGFDFGFLNNRITGEIDYYVKKTEGLLLNVNIPATTGFNSQVRNVGKLENKGFEFVLNTQNLIGAFKWNTSFNIARNIGKVTDIQGQIIEGGISSMNRVQEGYAVGVFYTPQYAGVDPANGNALFYLNTKNADGSLNKGTTSVYSQAQRIVAGDPNPDYILGLTNSFSYKGFDASIFFNGVLGNENNIYGMGRYSSASMLYEDNNTADQLRRWQKPGDITDIPQVRLYRVNGSQASSRYIVDGSYIRLRTVSLGYTFNAKQLSKFKIERLRVYVSAQNLLTFTNYTYWDPEVNADSFDSNIAKGNDFYTSPQPRTILFGVNVGF, from the coding sequence ATGAGAAAAAAACTGCTAGTAGGGCTTTTTGCTCTCTTATGTGTTGTTGTAGCTCATGCTCAAACAACCGTGTCAGGTAAAGTTACTGACGCTGCAAACGGATCTCCGTTGGGTGGTGTTACAGTAAAAGCTAAAGGTACCGCTGTTACCTCTGTTACAGGGGCTGATGGTGCGTACAGCATCAAAGTAACTTCCAGCGTAAAAACACTGGTATTTTCTTACGTAGGATATTCTGAAGTAGAAGCTCCTGTAAGAGGAACCAATGTGGATGTTGCCATGAATTCCTCTGTATCTAATTTGAGTGAAGTAATTGTTACCGGTTTCGGTGGCGCTCAGATTAAAAGAGAAGTAACAGGTAATATTGCTCGCGTAAAAGGAAAAGATATCGAATACATGCCCACACCCAGTGTGGATGCTGCTTTACAAGGTAAAGCTGCAGGTGTGTTTGTTAACAGCCAGTCTGGTAAACTAGGACAGGCGGTTACAGTACGTGTAAGAGGTAACTCTTCTATTAGTGCGAGCAGCCAGCCCTTATATGTATTGGATGGTATTCCAATGACATCTAACAGCCAGAGCTCTTATGGTGGTGCAACCAACCCATTGGTTGACTTAAACCCTAACGATATTGAATCTATAGAAGTATTAAAAGATGCATCTGCGGGTGCTATCTTCGGTTCTCGTGCGGCCAACGGGGTAGTGTTGATTACTACCAAAAAAGGACGTGCTGGTAAAACCCAAGTAACTTTCAACTATCAGACGGGTGCTGCTGAAGCTACCAAGCGTTTGAAAATGTTGAACTCTGAAGAATATGCTACGCTTATTTTAGAAGGAGCTAAGTACCGTGATGATTTAGACGGAACCCCATTGAATGACCCCAACAGCTGGACTTCATATGTTAGAAATGATGTGATGGATTACTACAGTTATGGTAACTGGTCTAAAGATCCTAAGAAAACCTATGATTGGCAGGACGCTGTTTTCCAAAAAGCGCCTTACAGACAGGCTGATTTACAAATCAGAGGAGGTACCGACAAAACCAAGTTCTTCTCTTCTTTCCAGCATTTAGAGCAAACAGGTACCATGATTGGTAACGAACTAAAAAGAACCACAGGTCGTTTAAGTATTGATCAAAAAGTAAACGATTGGATGGATATGGGCGTTTCTTTAAGCCTTTCCAGAACGTATAACAGACGTTTACCAGACGATAACGCCTTCTCTAACCCATTGCAGGCAATTGCATTGATGCCAATGTCTCCATTTACAGATCCGAATACAGGTCTTCCTGCTGGTGCACCTCCCGGAGACGTGAATATCCCATTGTACTATAACCCTGTATTGTCTGTAGAATATGCAAAATATACTCAGGACGTGTACAGAACCTTCGGTAATGCATATATTAAAGCATACTTAGCTAAGGGCTTAACCTTCCAAACTGAATTTGGTATGGATTACCTAAGCCAAAACGAAGAAGGTTATTTCCAAACTCAAACGGTTAGAAACCAAACAAGAGCTTCCGCAGGTTTAGGTAGTAACAGGGGTGCTTTTGTAACCAATTACAATACGCAGTCTTACTTTAATTATAGCACTGTTATTAAGAAGCATAATATCAGTGCAACTTTAGGTACACAATACCAACAGTCTCAAGCGAAGTATAACTTTGCAGAAGGTACAGCCTTCCCTTCTAACTCTTATCAGAAGATTGCAAGTGCTGCAACTATTTCTGGTGGTAGCTCTTCACAAACCGATTTCCGCTTCTTGTCTTATTTCTTAAGAACCAACTATACTTTTGATGAAAAGTATATAGTTGCTGCAAGTGCGCGTATAGACCAATCTTCTAGATTCGGTAGAAATTCAAGATCAGGTTTCTTCCCGGCTATTTCTGCGGGATGGATTATGAGCAATGAAAAATTCTTACAGGACAATAAATTCATCAGCTTCCTTAAAATGCGTGCTAGCTATGGTATCGTAGGTAACGCTGAAATTGGAAACTTCCCTCAATTAGGTTTATTCTCTGGAGATGCAGGTTATGCAGGTGCTGCAGGTCAGCGTCCTTCTCAGTTGAGAAACGACAACCTGAAGTGGGAAACCACCAAGCAATTTGACCTTGGTTTTGATTTCGGTTTCTTGAACAACCGTATCACTGGTGAAATTGACTACTATGTTAAGAAAACAGAAGGTCTATTGTTGAACGTAAATATTCCAGCTACAACCGGTTTCAATAGCCAAGTTAGAAACGTAGGTAAGTTAGAGAACAAGGGTTTTGAATTTGTATTGAATACCCAAAACTTAATTGGCGCTTTCAAATGGAATACCAGCTTCAATATTGCCCGCAATATTGGTAAAGTAACCGATATTCAAGGTCAAATTATTGAAGGCGGTATCAGCAGTATGAACCGTGTTCAAGAAGGATATGCAGTGGGTGTTTTCTACACACCTCAGTACGCTGGTGTTGATCCTGCCAATGGTAACGCTTTGTTCTATTTGAATACTAAAAATGCAGATGGTTCTTTGAACAAAGGAACTACCAGTGTTTATTCTCAAGCACAAAGAATTGTTGCAGGTGATCCAAACCCAGATTATATCTTAGGTCTTACCAATAGCTTCTCTTACAAAGGATTTGACGCCTCTATTTTCTTCAATGGAGTTTTAGGTAATGAGAACAATATCTATGGTATGGGTAGATACTCTTCAGCAAGTATGTTGTACGAAGATAACAATACAGCAGACCAGCTAAGAAGATGGCAGAAGCCTGGTGATATCACAGATATTCCTCAGGTACGTTTATACAGAGTGAATGGTTCTCAGGCAAGTAGCCGTTATATTGTGGATGGTTCTTATATCCGTTTGAGAACAGTTTCTCTAGGTTATACTTTCAATGCCAAGCAATTGTCTAAGTTTAAAATCGAACGTTTAAGAGTGTATGTATCTGCACAAAACTTGTTAACCTTTACCAATTACACTTACTGGGATCCAGAAGTTAATGCCGACTCTTTCGATTCAAATATTGCTAAAGGAAACGATTTCTATACATCACCACAGCCAAGAACTATTTTATTTGGTGTGAACGTAGGTTTTTAA
- the radA gene encoding DNA repair protein RadA, whose product MSKIKTAFFCSNCGYESTKWIGKCPSCNQWNTFSEEVIQSGDAKEKTTWEDYSDNKRTNKSVALSEISYKEEKRLATLDTELNRVLGGGIVAGSLVLVAGEPGIGKSTLFLQNGLLLKNIRVLYISGEESEQQIKMRADRLNINNENFYLLTETDTNIIFKEIKKLKPALVIVDSIQTLQSNLIDSAAGTVSQIRECAAAFQRFAKETNTPVFLIGHITKDGSIAGPKILEHMVDTVLQFEGDRHYAYRILRTLKNRFGSTSELGIYEMSETGMRVVTNPSEILIAQREEVLSGSGIAAALEGMRPLLIEVQALVTPSVYGTPQRTVTGFDLRRLQLLLAVLEKRGGFQFGLKDVFVNIAGGIKIEDPSIDLAVICALLSSYEDNPLPKNICFAGEVGLNGEIRAVNRIEQRIAEAQKLGFEKIIVSKFNKKSFDAKAFQIQIIALSRVDEVYQQLF is encoded by the coding sequence ATGAGTAAGATAAAGACAGCATTTTTTTGCAGCAATTGTGGATATGAGAGTACAAAATGGATAGGCAAATGTCCTTCCTGTAATCAATGGAATACTTTTTCAGAAGAAGTGATTCAAAGTGGAGACGCAAAAGAAAAAACTACTTGGGAAGATTATTCAGATAATAAAAGAACTAATAAGTCTGTTGCGCTTAGCGAAATTAGTTACAAGGAAGAAAAAAGATTGGCAACCTTAGATACAGAATTAAACAGAGTTCTGGGCGGTGGAATTGTTGCAGGTAGTTTGGTGCTGGTTGCAGGTGAACCTGGTATTGGTAAAAGCACTCTGTTTTTACAAAACGGTTTGTTGCTAAAAAATATTCGGGTATTATATATTAGTGGGGAAGAAAGTGAGCAGCAAATTAAAATGCGTGCAGATCGCCTCAACATCAACAATGAAAATTTTTATTTGCTCACAGAAACTGATACCAATATCATTTTTAAAGAGATAAAAAAACTAAAGCCAGCGTTGGTAATAGTAGACTCTATTCAAACGCTGCAATCGAATTTGATTGATTCAGCTGCAGGAACAGTTTCACAAATCAGAGAATGCGCTGCAGCTTTTCAACGATTTGCAAAAGAAACGAACACACCCGTATTTCTGATTGGTCATATAACAAAAGATGGTTCCATTGCAGGACCTAAAATACTCGAACATATGGTGGATACTGTTTTGCAATTTGAAGGAGACAGACACTATGCTTACAGAATTCTCAGAACGCTCAAAAACCGCTTTGGGTCTACATCTGAGCTGGGTATCTATGAAATGAGCGAGACAGGAATGCGCGTCGTAACCAATCCTTCCGAAATATTAATTGCTCAAAGAGAAGAAGTGTTAAGTGGAAGTGGAATTGCAGCTGCGCTGGAAGGAATGCGCCCTCTTTTAATTGAAGTACAGGCCCTCGTTACACCAAGTGTTTATGGAACACCACAAAGAACAGTTACCGGTTTTGACTTGAGAAGATTACAACTTTTATTAGCGGTACTGGAGAAAAGAGGTGGTTTCCAGTTTGGACTGAAAGATGTATTTGTAAACATTGCGGGTGGAATAAAAATTGAAGACCCGTCTATTGATCTTGCGGTTATTTGTGCCTTACTATCTTCTTATGAAGATAATCCGCTACCGAAAAATATTTGCTTTGCAGGTGAAGTTGGATTGAATGGTGAAATCAGAGCTGTCAACAGAATAGAACAAAGAATTGCAGAAGCGCAAAAATTAGGTTTTGAAAAAATCATTGTTTCTAAATTCAATAAAAAAAGTTTTGATGCAAAAGCATTTCAGATTCAGATTATTGCCTTGAGCAGAGTAGACGAAGTGTATCAGCAACTTTTTTAA
- a CDS encoding Rne/Rng family ribonuclease: MNKELIINAGPTGVEIALLEDKKLVELHSESADMNFAVGDLYLGKVKKLIPGLNAAFIDVGYEKDAFLHYTDLSPYARSIIKYTQMAIHDKEPNGFDFSKFQTEPEIIKTGKINEVLNGKPNVLVQILKEPIAAKGPRLSCEISLPGRFVVVTPFNEIVAVSKKIHSGEERKRLHKIVEAIRPKNFGIIVRTAAEGKSTAELHQDLLGIIENWNSIQKKLKGAVAPVRILSEETKTTSILRDLLNADFNKVVVNDQTIFADTQSYIQRIAPDKQDIVSLYQGNGLPIFDHYGITKQVKSSFGKTVNLPSGAYLIIEHTEALHVVDVNSGYKSVSNNQEENALQTNMEAAEEIARQLRLRDIGGIIVVDFIDMKLPDNKKKLQEAMEEFMKTDRAKHSVLPISKFGLMQITRQRMRPEVNINTSENCPVCKGSGKITSSLLLEDEIEKRLSYLTSHAHNNLTLVVNPIVYSHLTKGLFFSSIIRKWNKKFKTKIKIKANTNYHIVEFRFFNEHEEEIKL; the protein is encoded by the coding sequence GTGAACAAAGAATTAATTATAAACGCTGGTCCAACCGGTGTTGAAATAGCTTTATTGGAAGATAAAAAGCTGGTAGAACTTCATAGCGAAAGCGCTGACATGAATTTTGCTGTGGGCGACTTATACCTGGGGAAAGTCAAAAAATTAATCCCGGGTCTTAATGCCGCTTTTATTGATGTTGGTTACGAGAAAGATGCCTTTCTTCATTATACCGATCTGAGCCCTTATGCAAGATCTATAATCAAGTACACCCAAATGGCTATTCACGATAAAGAGCCAAACGGTTTTGACTTTTCTAAATTTCAGACTGAGCCCGAAATTATAAAGACAGGAAAAATCAATGAGGTACTGAATGGAAAGCCCAATGTATTGGTGCAAATTCTTAAAGAACCAATTGCAGCAAAGGGACCTCGATTAAGTTGTGAGATTTCACTTCCAGGAAGATTTGTAGTAGTAACCCCATTCAATGAAATTGTAGCAGTATCTAAAAAAATTCATTCCGGTGAAGAACGCAAGCGTCTGCATAAAATAGTTGAAGCCATCCGTCCTAAAAACTTTGGTATCATTGTAAGAACAGCTGCTGAAGGAAAGAGCACTGCAGAATTACATCAGGATTTATTAGGCATTATTGAAAACTGGAACAGCATTCAGAAAAAACTGAAAGGGGCTGTAGCACCTGTCAGAATTTTAAGCGAGGAAACAAAAACTACCAGTATACTTCGCGATCTCTTAAATGCAGACTTTAATAAAGTGGTAGTGAATGATCAGACCATCTTTGCAGATACTCAGTCTTACATTCAACGCATTGCTCCTGACAAACAGGATATTGTTAGTCTTTATCAGGGGAATGGCCTTCCCATTTTTGACCATTATGGCATTACCAAACAGGTTAAAAGCTCTTTTGGTAAAACAGTGAATTTGCCAAGCGGGGCCTATTTAATTATTGAACATACAGAAGCACTTCACGTAGTTGACGTGAACAGCGGTTACAAAAGTGTAAGTAATAATCAAGAGGAAAATGCACTTCAAACCAATATGGAGGCTGCCGAAGAAATTGCGAGACAACTAAGATTAAGAGATATTGGCGGAATTATTGTAGTTGATTTTATTGATATGAAACTTCCTGACAATAAGAAAAAATTGCAGGAAGCCATGGAAGAGTTCATGAAAACAGACCGTGCCAAACATTCTGTTCTTCCAATATCTAAGTTCGGACTGATGCAGATTACACGTCAGCGGATGCGCCCTGAAGTAAATATCAATACTTCTGAAAACTGCCCTGTTTGCAAAGGTTCCGGAAAAATAACTTCAAGCCTGTTATTGGAAGATGAAATTGAAAAGCGCCTGTCCTATTTAACTTCTCATGCCCATAATAATCTTACACTGGTTGTGAACCCAATTGTGTATTCGCATCTTACAAAAGGATTATTCTTCAGTTCAATTATCAGAAAATGGAATAAGAAATTTAAAACAAAAATCAAGATTAAGGCCAATACCAATTACCATATTGTTGAATTCCGTTTCTTTAACGAACACGAAGAAGAAATAAAACTATAA